A window of the Thalassophryne amazonica chromosome 11, fThaAma1.1, whole genome shotgun sequence genome harbors these coding sequences:
- the sox3 gene encoding transcription factor Sox-3: protein MYNMMETELKTPIPPPNSGSAPGAKNNSASDQERVKRPMNAFMVWSRGQRRKMAQENPKMHNSEISKRLGADWKLLTDAEKRPFIDEAKRLRAMHMKEHPDYKYRPRRKTKTLLKKDKYSLPGGLLAPGANTVSNSVSVGQRMDGYAHMNGWTNSAYSLMQDQLAYPQHHSMNSPQIQQMHRYEMAGLQYPMMTSAQTYMNAASTYSMSPAYTQQSSSAMGLSSMASVCKTEPSSPPPAITSHTQRACLGDLRDMISMYLPPGGDSAEHASLQSSRLHSVHPHYQSAGTGVNGTLPLTHI from the coding sequence ATGTATAACATGATGGAAACCGAGCTCAAGACCCCGATCCCGCCGCCAAACTCGGGATCGGCGCCGGGCGCGAAGAACAACAGCGCCAGTGATCAGGAGCGCGTGAAGCGGCCGATGAACGCCTTCATGGTCTGGTCCAGAGGCCAACGGAGGAAGATGGCACAAGAAAATCCTAAAATGCACAACTCGGAGATCAGCAAGCGACTCGGCGCTGACTGGAAACTTCTCACCGACGCCGAGAAGAGGCCGTTCATTGACGAGGCCAAGCGTTTACGCGCCATGCACATGAAGGAGCATCCGGATTACAAATACCGTCCCCGCAGGAAGACCAAGACCTTGCTCAAGAAAGACAAGTACTCTTTGCCGGGCGGTCTGTTGGCGCCAGGGGCCAACACCGTCAGTAACTCTGTGTCTGTGGGCCAGCGGATGGACGGTTACGCACACATGAACGGCTGGACGAACAGCGCGTACTCGCTCATGCAGGATCAGCTGGCCTACCCTCAACACCACAGCATGAACAGCCCGCAGATCCAGCAGATGCACCGGTACGAGATGGCGGGGCTCCAGTACCCGATGATGACCTCGGCGCAGACGTACATGAACGCGGCGTCCACGTACAGCATGTCTCCGGCGTACACGCAGCAGAGCAGCAGCGCCATGGGACTGAGCTCCATGGCGTCCGTGTGCAAGACCGAACCGAGCTCGCCGCCACCGGCCATCACGTCCCACACTCAGCGTGCGTGTTTGGGGGACCTGAGGGACATGATAAGCATGTACCTGCCCCCCGGCGGGGACAGCGCGGAGCACGCGTCCCTGCAGAGCAGCCGGTTACACAGCGTCCATCCGCACTATCAGAGCGCAGGGACCGGCGTCAACGGGACGCTACCGCTCACCCACATCTGA